The Mixta hanseatica genome includes a region encoding these proteins:
- the wecA gene encoding UDP-N-acetylglucosamine--undecaprenyl-phosphate N-acetylglucosaminephosphotransferase, translating into MSTELGLIFLFSLAFLFFARKAAKKVGLVDRPNYRKRHQGLIPLVGGISVYAGICFTFFITNYYLPHAILYLLCAGVLVLVGALDDRFDISVKIRAVVQAAIAIVMMVVGKLYLLSLGYIIGPMELVVGPFGYVLTLFAVWAAINAFNMVDGIDGLLGGLSCVTFGAMGIILFFDGQHSLAMWCFAMIAATLPYILLNLGVFGKRYKVFMGDAGSTLIGFSIIWILLETTQGVTHPITPVTALWLIAIPLMDMVAIMYRRLRKGMSPFSADRQHIHHLIMRAGFTSRQAFVLITLAAALLAGVGVLGEYLAFIPEWVMLLLFLLAFILYGYCIKRAWRVARMIKRLKRRLRRANKNKQLG; encoded by the coding sequence ATGAGTACCGAGCTTGGTCTAATTTTTTTGTTTTCACTGGCATTTCTGTTTTTTGCCCGGAAAGCAGCGAAAAAAGTCGGCCTGGTCGACCGGCCAAACTACCGTAAGCGTCATCAGGGGTTGATACCGCTGGTCGGCGGTATCTCCGTTTATGCGGGCATCTGCTTCACTTTCTTTATTACCAACTATTATTTGCCGCACGCGATTCTTTATCTGCTCTGCGCTGGCGTATTGGTATTGGTCGGCGCGCTGGATGACCGCTTTGATATTAGCGTTAAAATTCGTGCGGTAGTGCAGGCGGCGATCGCGATAGTCATGATGGTGGTGGGCAAACTCTATTTGCTGAGCCTGGGCTATATTATCGGGCCGATGGAGCTGGTTGTCGGACCGTTTGGCTACGTGCTGACGCTGTTTGCCGTTTGGGCGGCGATTAACGCCTTCAATATGGTGGACGGCATTGATGGCCTGTTGGGTGGTTTGTCCTGTGTGACCTTTGGCGCGATGGGCATCATCCTCTTTTTCGACGGGCAGCACAGCCTGGCGATGTGGTGCTTTGCCATGATTGCCGCCACGCTTCCCTATATCCTGCTTAACCTCGGCGTTTTCGGTAAACGCTACAAAGTCTTTATGGGCGATGCGGGCAGTACGCTCATCGGCTTTTCCATTATCTGGATCCTGCTGGAAACCACCCAGGGGGTGACGCATCCCATTACGCCGGTTACGGCGCTGTGGCTTATTGCCATTCCGCTGATGGATATGGTGGCGATTATGTATCGTCGCCTGCGTAAGGGAATGAGCCCTTTCTCTGCCGATCGTCAGCATATTCATCATTTGATCATGCGCGCCGGTTTTACTTCACGACAGGCGTTTGTGCTGATTACGCTGGCCGCTGCGCTGCTGGCTGGCGTCGGCGTATTGGGTGAATATCTGGCTTTTATTCCCGAATGGGTAATGCTGCTGCTGTTTCTGCTGGCTTTCATCCTCTACGGCTACTGCATCAAGCGCGCCTGGCGCGTTGCCCGCATGATCAAACGCCTCAAGCGCCGCCTGCGTCGCGCAAATAAAAATAAGCAATTGGGCTAA
- the rho gene encoding transcription termination factor Rho, protein MNLTELKNTPVSELITLGENMGLENLARMRKQDIIFAILKQHAKSGEDIFGDGVLEILQDGFGFLRSADSSYLAGPDDIYVSPSQIRRFNLRTGDTISGKIRPPKEGERYFALLKVNEVNYDKPENARSKILFENLTPLHANSRLRMERGNGSTEDLTARVLDLASPIGRGQRGLIVAPPKAGKTMLLQNIAQSIAYNHPDCVLMVLLIDERPEEVTEMQRLVKGEVVASTFDEPASRHVQVAEMVIEKAKRLVEHKKDVIILLDSITRLARAYNTVVPASGKVLTGGVDANALHRPKRFFGAARNVEEGGSLTIIATALVDTGSKMDEVIYEEFKGTGNMELHLARKIAEKRVFPAIDYNRSGTRKEELLTSQEELQKMWILRKIIHPMGEIDAMEFLINKLAMTKTNDEFFDMMKRS, encoded by the coding sequence AAACCTGGCGCGCATGCGCAAACAGGACATCATTTTTGCTATCCTCAAACAACACGCGAAAAGCGGTGAGGATATCTTCGGTGATGGCGTACTGGAGATACTGCAGGACGGATTTGGTTTCCTCCGCTCCGCAGACAGCTCCTACCTCGCCGGTCCCGACGACATCTATGTTTCCCCCAGCCAAATTCGCCGCTTTAACCTTCGCACTGGTGATACCATTTCAGGCAAAATTCGTCCGCCGAAAGAGGGCGAACGTTACTTTGCGCTGCTGAAGGTTAATGAGGTCAACTACGATAAACCGGAAAACGCGCGCAGTAAGATTCTGTTTGAAAACCTGACGCCGCTGCATGCGAACTCACGTTTACGCATGGAGCGCGGTAACGGCTCAACAGAAGACCTGACCGCACGCGTGCTGGATCTCGCCTCACCGATTGGCCGCGGCCAACGTGGTTTGATTGTGGCTCCGCCGAAAGCGGGTAAAACCATGCTGCTGCAGAATATCGCGCAGAGCATCGCCTACAACCATCCTGATTGCGTGCTGATGGTGCTGCTGATTGACGAACGTCCGGAAGAAGTTACCGAGATGCAGCGTCTGGTTAAAGGTGAAGTCGTCGCTTCTACCTTTGATGAGCCGGCATCCCGTCACGTTCAGGTTGCGGAAATGGTGATCGAAAAGGCCAAGCGTCTGGTTGAGCATAAAAAAGACGTTATTATCCTGCTCGACTCCATCACTCGTCTGGCGCGTGCTTACAACACCGTGGTGCCGGCTTCAGGTAAAGTTCTGACCGGTGGTGTGGATGCCAACGCCCTGCATCGTCCGAAACGCTTCTTTGGTGCGGCACGTAACGTGGAAGAGGGCGGCAGCCTGACCATTATCGCCACCGCGCTGGTAGATACCGGTTCGAAAATGGACGAAGTGATTTACGAAGAGTTTAAAGGCACCGGTAACATGGAGCTGCATCTCGCGCGTAAAATTGCTGAAAAACGCGTCTTCCCGGCGATCGACTATAACCGTTCGGGTACGCGTAAAGAAGAACTGCTCACATCTCAGGAAGAGCTGCAGAAAATGTGGATCCTGCGCAAAATTATTCACCCGATGGGTGAAATCGACGCTATGGAATTCCTCATTAATAAGTTGGCGATGACCAAGACCAACGATGAATTCTTCGACATGATGAAACGTTCATAA